A genomic window from Flavobacterium hankyongi includes:
- a CDS encoding sensor histidine kinase, translating to MLLRYLFLLITLSCFAQQPSHYIVGDEDLAGTNIYSALQAKDNKVWLSTNNGLYAYDGALFSSIQAKGIKDLSLFGLTTDKDGQIFCHNLSGQVLVVENNALKVYCQIPFRYIASSFFIEFDDQNKLVVSCKDLIQYDSKSKTFSKLFDFKDDIAEKLSCDEKFKIYFWNDEKKYCLSNGKVEASVMEIPRLSIIQNHLYYKKGGQFLYFANLSNKALLQKNNGLLKSVNYPLPNDGSVTYRPLMSKYKNLIWLAGSKNGAYCYRTDGTPLFGNNKLFSNYFISAYLEDREGNVWLCTFGKGIIMIPNMNVIDYSNVSLLKEDDISQITAKNNAMLLGGVKGNIYALDKDKLTIKSKGFNKIEFLKYEPKSNRVYVNDKVFDGDVKQQLYKNDYNKYDVFENKKNDSVFYVTRSGLFCLDKLKNNHQLGYATRTYGVFNDEENNTMWLASSTGLEIKQKGKFKKVKAGKDEIFSNGILGINNQVWVSSNTGIYVFHKNKLTKHLTSKKGLLSERIVKIIYHKPYVYVATNEGLQRFDADFKEHLDFTKAEGLLSNAILDFEVLGSMIYVVSSKGLQCFDFNTIQKKKKLPEVFINRVFVNGADEVKNDTLLPANENTLQFSFKAVSFLDKRNLKYRYRLKGYDDQWQSSDFFDNIAVYNKLPAGEYVFEVQLTDGVNVSASKEFIFEIEPVFWKKWQFITLVFVLTILTLLFIYRLRINYLLQKSKTEIDKEKLSKEINKSKLAALNAQMNPHFMFNALNSIQEFILQNKKEQASNYLGDFADLMRSYLQHSQEDSIMLNDEIETLKLYLKLEKLRFDEDFVYELNIDHKLDIYTTKIPSFLIQPFVENAIKHGLLHKKSDRRLLISIEKDTDEMIVCKIKDNGIGRERSLVINKNKKHKSFATQASVDRFQLINQNMKDQVGIEINDLFDENNIARGTEVVLRIPVKKD from the coding sequence ATGCTATTAAGATATCTTTTTTTGCTAATTACATTGTCGTGTTTTGCGCAGCAGCCTTCCCATTATATTGTAGGAGATGAGGACCTAGCTGGTACAAACATTTATAGTGCATTGCAGGCAAAGGATAATAAAGTGTGGCTCTCTACAAACAACGGCTTGTATGCTTATGATGGAGCATTGTTTAGTTCGATTCAAGCTAAAGGAATAAAAGATTTGTCTTTGTTTGGGCTTACAACTGATAAAGATGGTCAAATTTTTTGTCACAATCTAAGCGGACAAGTTCTTGTGGTTGAAAATAATGCATTAAAGGTGTATTGCCAGATTCCGTTTCGTTATATTGCAAGTAGTTTTTTTATAGAGTTTGACGACCAAAATAAACTTGTTGTGTCCTGTAAAGATTTGATACAATATGACTCTAAAAGTAAAACCTTTTCAAAACTTTTTGATTTTAAAGATGACATTGCTGAAAAACTTTCATGTGACGAAAAATTCAAAATATATTTTTGGAATGATGAAAAGAAGTACTGTTTGAGTAATGGGAAAGTGGAAGCATCGGTAATGGAAATTCCACGCCTTTCCATAATACAAAACCATCTGTATTATAAAAAAGGTGGACAGTTCTTGTATTTTGCCAATTTGTCCAACAAAGCGCTTTTGCAAAAAAATAACGGTTTACTTAAATCAGTAAACTATCCACTACCTAATGATGGTTCGGTAACGTATCGCCCTTTGATGTCAAAGTATAAAAATTTGATTTGGTTAGCAGGGTCAAAAAACGGAGCCTATTGTTATCGCACAGATGGGACTCCATTATTTGGTAATAATAAACTTTTTAGTAACTATTTTATTTCGGCCTATTTAGAAGATCGGGAAGGAAATGTATGGCTGTGTACTTTTGGTAAAGGGATTATTATGATTCCAAACATGAATGTAATTGATTATTCAAATGTTTCATTATTAAAAGAAGATGATATCTCTCAAATAACAGCCAAGAATAATGCAATGCTTTTGGGTGGTGTTAAAGGAAATATTTATGCTCTCGATAAGGACAAACTAACTATAAAAAGTAAAGGCTTTAATAAAATTGAGTTTTTGAAATATGAGCCTAAATCAAATCGAGTTTATGTAAATGATAAAGTCTTTGATGGTGATGTAAAGCAGCAGCTTTATAAAAACGATTACAATAAATATGATGTTTTTGAAAACAAAAAAAATGATTCGGTTTTTTATGTGACTCGTTCTGGATTGTTTTGTTTGGATAAACTGAAAAACAACCATCAATTGGGTTATGCAACTCGTACATATGGTGTCTTTAATGATGAGGAAAATAATACAATGTGGCTGGCTTCTTCAACAGGATTGGAAATAAAACAAAAGGGAAAATTCAAAAAAGTTAAAGCAGGGAAAGATGAAATTTTTAGTAATGGTATCTTAGGAATTAACAATCAGGTTTGGGTGAGTTCCAACACAGGGATTTATGTGTTCCATAAAAATAAATTGACAAAGCATTTAACTTCTAAAAAGGGGTTGTTGTCTGAAAGGATTGTAAAAATTATATACCATAAACCTTATGTTTATGTAGCCACAAACGAAGGATTACAGCGTTTTGATGCAGATTTTAAAGAGCATCTCGATTTTACAAAAGCAGAAGGTTTACTTTCGAATGCAATACTTGATTTTGAAGTTTTGGGAAGTATGATTTATGTGGTTTCTTCTAAAGGATTGCAATGTTTTGATTTTAATACCATTCAAAAAAAGAAAAAATTACCCGAAGTATTTATTAATAGAGTTTTTGTTAATGGTGCCGATGAGGTGAAAAATGATACTTTATTGCCTGCAAATGAAAATACATTACAATTTAGTTTTAAAGCTGTTAGTTTTCTAGATAAAAGAAACTTAAAGTATCGTTACAGATTAAAAGGATATGATGATCAATGGCAGTCCTCTGATTTTTTTGACAACATAGCGGTTTATAACAAATTGCCTGCTGGGGAGTATGTTTTTGAGGTTCAGCTTACTGATGGTGTGAATGTTTCTGCAAGCAAAGAATTTATTTTTGAAATTGAACCTGTATTTTGGAAAAAATGGCAGTTTATAACACTTGTGTTTGTATTAACTATTTTGACGCTTTTATTTATTTACAGATTGCGAATAAATTATTTGTTGCAAAAATCGAAAACTGAAATTGATAAAGAAAAGCTCAGTAAAGAGATAAACAAATCGAAATTGGCAGCGCTGAATGCGCAAATGAATCCTCATTTTATGTTCAATGCTCTCAATAGTATTCAAGAATTTATTTTACAAAATAAAAAAGAACAAGCCTCAAACTATTTAGGCGACTTTGCCGATTTGATGCGTAGCTATCTTCAACACAGTCAAGAGGATAGTATTATGTTGAATGACGAAATAGAAACGCTTAAACTGTATTTAAAATTAGAGAAGCTTCGATTTGATGAGGATTTTGTTTACGAATTAAATATTGACCATAAATTAGATATATACACGACTAAAATTCCATCTTTCTTGATACAACCATTTGTAGAAAATGCAATCAAGCATGGTTTGCTTCATAAAAAAAGTGATAGGCGATTACTTATCTCCATTGAAAAAGATACAGATGAGATGATTGTTTGTAAAATAAAGGATAACGGAATAGGTCGTGAAAGAAGTTTGGTAATCAATAAAAATAAAAAGCACAAATCATTTGCTACACAAGCTAGTGTTGATCGTTTTCAATTGATAAATCAAAACATGAAAGATCAAGTTGGTATCGAGATTAATGATTTGTTTGATGAAAATAATATAGCAAGAGGAACAGAAGTAGTGTTGAGGATTCCTGTAAAAAAAGATTAA
- a CDS encoding response regulator codes for MKVVIADDHPLTLNGTKNYIENLGYNVVHVCSNGIAALNYIQLYLPDVAVLDLNMPGIDGLEVLQKVYEAKLRTKIILLTMHNEVSILNKAKEYKVDGYVLKEKASPDLENCLKDIAEGKKYYSSSLLLNYQISLSNSDDKLSQLTLSERKIIQLVASHKTSKQIAELLFLSEKTVEGHRSKIIEKLGLPKEKNALLIWAIQNLNNKT; via the coding sequence ATGAAAGTTGTAATAGCAGATGACCATCCATTAACATTAAATGGAACAAAAAACTATATTGAAAATTTGGGATATAATGTAGTTCACGTTTGTTCAAACGGAATAGCAGCTCTAAACTATATCCAACTCTATTTGCCTGATGTAGCAGTTTTAGATCTTAACATGCCAGGGATAGATGGTTTGGAAGTTTTGCAAAAAGTCTACGAAGCCAAGCTACGAACAAAAATTATTCTTTTAACAATGCACAACGAAGTGAGCATCTTGAATAAAGCTAAAGAATACAAGGTTGATGGTTATGTTTTAAAAGAAAAGGCATCCCCTGATTTGGAAAACTGTTTAAAAGATATTGCCGAAGGAAAGAAGTATTATTCGAGTTCATTATTGTTAAACTATCAAATTTCACTTTCTAATTCAGATGATAAACTAAGTCAGTTGACACTTTCAGAAAGGAAAATAATCCAACTGGTTGCTAGCCACAAAACCTCTAAACAAATAGCTGAATTACTCTTTCTTTCAGAAAAGACAGTGGAAGGACATCGAAGTAAAATTATCGAAAAATTAGGGCTTCCAAAAGAGAAAAATGCATTGTTAATTTGGGCTATTCAAAATCTCAATAATAAAACATAA
- a CDS encoding tetratricopeptide repeat-containing sensor histidine kinase: MVKHFLFVLLAFIVMTSCKNQTEQLYIYKEPKIERLDATSEWLRDENNFFKENYNEVLNKFYSQNIAKGNYTKAAKILEIVANKANRFQSFSDDLKFKIDEFNKKYAFKIEDKKNVWFVSVFCGQYYANKGQFEKAIESFKQLEHVEVIDYETCYFKASNWMRIAWCNFNLGQQDLAIEYNLKALELLKQTDQKDILGSVYFYIYPVYLASKDYKNAEINLNKSIAYYNLNSKKNETNLFICLYNKIELLEELNRKQEKRKLIDSVLVAFKKRKIKDPSMKVSLFLLDFSSKLDDNKLEEATSVLSEIKSDVLLLNSDYTTADFNKAEALLEIKKNKSIKDPQKIVQAIAEFKEENSYQDLINAYNILYQDALWKKQYKKALEFYSLYQEASDSLGNEKMNNKVIELETRYQTQKKEQEIKIQKETISKKNVAIGSLISAFIVLFLGAIIYFLKQKQKKLKAEKLQSQKFTKNLLDKTEEERKRIATDLHDSVSHELLNLKSLTEQNHEELNSKIDLIINDIRTISRNLHPVLFDKIGFRSSVENLVERMQNHHDFMISTNIEYTDSLSKENELQLYRIVQEALSNIIKYSNAFAARVSFVESQSKYYLEIIDNGKGFDVEETLLKKDAFGLHNILERSKAIGGSAQITSNEKGTKIEVEIQKK, translated from the coding sequence ATGGTTAAGCATTTTCTATTTGTTCTATTGGCTTTTATAGTAATGACTTCGTGTAAAAACCAAACAGAACAATTATACATTTATAAGGAACCTAAAATAGAGCGATTAGATGCCACATCAGAATGGTTGCGGGATGAGAATAATTTTTTTAAGGAGAATTATAATGAAGTTTTAAATAAATTCTATTCGCAAAATATAGCCAAAGGTAATTACACAAAAGCAGCTAAAATATTAGAGATTGTTGCAAACAAAGCCAATAGATTTCAATCGTTTAGTGACGATTTGAAGTTTAAAATAGATGAATTCAATAAAAAATATGCTTTTAAAATAGAGGATAAAAAAAACGTATGGTTTGTGAGTGTTTTTTGTGGTCAGTATTATGCAAACAAAGGACAATTTGAAAAAGCAATAGAAAGTTTCAAACAGTTAGAACATGTAGAGGTTATTGATTATGAAACTTGTTATTTCAAAGCGTCGAATTGGATGAGAATTGCTTGGTGTAATTTTAATCTTGGTCAACAAGACTTAGCCATTGAATACAATTTGAAAGCGTTGGAATTATTAAAGCAAACAGATCAAAAAGATATTCTAGGAAGTGTTTATTTTTATATTTATCCTGTTTATTTAGCCTCAAAAGATTATAAAAATGCAGAAATAAACTTAAACAAATCAATAGCCTACTACAATTTGAATAGTAAGAAGAATGAAACGAATCTTTTTATTTGTCTGTATAATAAAATAGAATTACTAGAGGAATTAAATAGAAAACAAGAAAAGAGAAAATTAATAGATTCTGTTCTTGTCGCTTTCAAAAAGAGGAAGATAAAAGACCCATCGATGAAAGTTTCCCTTTTTTTGTTAGACTTTTCTTCAAAGCTCGATGATAATAAATTAGAGGAAGCAACTTCAGTGCTTAGTGAGATAAAATCAGATGTACTGTTACTCAATTCTGATTATACAACAGCAGATTTTAATAAAGCTGAAGCATTACTAGAAATTAAAAAAAATAAAAGCATAAAAGATCCTCAAAAAATTGTTCAAGCAATAGCTGAATTTAAAGAAGAAAATAGTTATCAAGATTTAATTAATGCCTATAACATATTATACCAAGACGCTTTATGGAAAAAACAATATAAAAAAGCACTTGAATTTTATAGCTTATATCAAGAAGCTTCTGATAGTCTTGGAAATGAAAAAATGAATAACAAGGTTATTGAGCTTGAAACAAGGTATCAAACACAAAAGAAAGAGCAAGAAATCAAAATTCAAAAAGAAACCATTTCCAAAAAGAATGTGGCTATCGGGAGTTTAATTTCTGCATTTATAGTATTGTTTTTAGGAGCCATAATTTACTTTCTAAAGCAAAAGCAAAAAAAGCTAAAAGCAGAAAAGCTTCAATCTCAAAAATTCACCAAAAATTTGTTGGATAAAACAGAGGAAGAGCGTAAACGAATTGCTACAGATTTACACGATAGTGTTAGCCATGAATTACTTAACCTAAAAAGTTTGACGGAACAAAATCATGAAGAGCTAAATTCAAAGATAGATTTGATCATTAATGATATACGTACAATTAGTCGGAATTTACATCCTGTCTTATTCGATAAAATTGGATTTCGTTCTAGTGTTGAAAACCTAGTGGAACGAATGCAAAATCATCATGATTTTATGATCTCTACAAATATTGAGTACACGGATTCTCTCTCCAAAGAAAATGAACTGCAACTGTATAGAATTGTTCAGGAAGCGCTATCAAACATTATTAAATATTCAAATGCTTTTGCTGCCCGAGTGAGTTTTGTAGAAAGTCAAAGTAAGTATTATCTTGAAATTATTGATAATGGAAAAGGATTTGATGTGGAAGAGACACTTCTCAAAAAAGATGCTTTTGGATTACATAATATCTTAGAGAGAAGCAAAGCCATAGGTGGTTCTGCACAAATTACTTCAAATGAAAAAGGAACAAAGATTGAGGTGGAAATTCAAAAAAAATAA
- a CDS encoding group III truncated hemoglobin — MKDIENQEDLYLLVDEFYKKLLADPSISYIFTDVVKIKILEHLPILVTFWSQAILGTGGYTKNLTEIHLDIDKKEHLTPELFTIWLGHFNTTVDELFAGPKAEQIKTQALSIATIMQIKIINSRKG; from the coding sequence ATGAAAGACATAGAAAATCAAGAAGACTTATATTTACTTGTAGATGAGTTTTACAAAAAACTACTTGCTGATCCTTCTATCAGTTATATTTTTACCGATGTGGTTAAAATCAAGATACTGGAACATTTACCTATTTTAGTTACCTTTTGGTCACAAGCTATTTTAGGAACTGGAGGTTATACCAAAAACCTAACCGAGATTCATTTGGATATTGACAAGAAAGAACATCTTACTCCTGAATTATTCACTATTTGGCTAGGACATTTTAATACTACAGTAGATGAATTATTTGCAGGACCAAAAGCAGAACAAATAAAAACGCAAGCGTTGAGCATTGCCACAATCATGCAAATCAAAATTATAAATAGTAGAAAAGGCTAA
- a CDS encoding LytR/AlgR family response regulator transcription factor, whose translation MKVLIIDDETKARQLLKAILEEYCPDITEIFLAENLMTGVELIKENDFQLVFLDIEMPEHSGLELFDYIDVKDVTFDLIFATAYSEFAIQAFEFSAIDYLLKPLRPNKVQEAVKKVSNKINQSQLQLRLLELKNTLATEKFNKIALPVEEGVLFIKTNEICYLEADGMYTNFFLNNDKKILISKPMKYFSDLLENKELFYKPHRSYLVNLKYLHKIVKKDGTYIEMEKGDRIPVSKEKKEELISLLQELQ comes from the coding sequence ATGAAAGTACTCATTATAGACGACGAAACAAAAGCCAGACAATTACTCAAAGCAATATTAGAAGAATATTGTCCTGATATCACCGAAATTTTTCTGGCCGAAAATTTAATGACAGGTGTTGAGCTGATAAAAGAGAACGATTTTCAATTGGTTTTTCTGGATATAGAAATGCCAGAACATTCTGGTTTGGAATTGTTTGATTATATAGATGTTAAGGATGTTACTTTCGATTTGATTTTTGCTACGGCATACAGTGAATTTGCGATACAGGCTTTTGAATTCTCTGCAATTGATTATTTGTTGAAACCTTTACGCCCAAATAAAGTACAGGAAGCGGTAAAAAAAGTATCGAATAAAATTAATCAGAGTCAGCTTCAGCTAAGATTGTTAGAACTTAAAAATACATTGGCGACAGAAAAGTTCAATAAAATTGCATTACCAGTTGAAGAAGGGGTTCTTTTTATAAAAACCAATGAAATTTGTTACCTCGAAGCAGATGGTATGTACACAAACTTTTTTCTCAATAATGATAAAAAAATTCTAATCAGCAAACCGATGAAGTACTTCTCGGACTTACTCGAAAATAAAGAACTCTTTTATAAACCGCATCGCTCATATTTAGTGAACCTGAAATACCTTCATAAAATAGTTAAGAAAGATGGCACTTACATCGAAATGGAAAAAGGGGATAGGATTCCGGTTTCTAAAGAAAAAAAAGAAGAACTGATTAGTCTTCTTCAGGAGTTGCAGTAA
- a CDS encoding 3-oxoacyl-ACP synthase III family protein, with protein MNIRITGSGSYIPTEIVTNKDFAKHVFLNDDGTPFPLPNETITEKFYDITGIEERRYVTNDLLTSDIATIAAKKAIADAGINPEELDYIIFAHNFGNVKQGAIQTDILPSLATRVKFDLRIKNPKCVAYDMLFGCPGWIEGVIQAQAFIKAGMAKKCLVIGAETLSRVVDIHDRDSMIYSDGAGATIIEATDEEGGILAHETATFTYDEAYYLYFGNSFNKDHDPDVRYIKMNGRKIYEFALNNVPKAMAACLDKSGIAISEVKKVLIHQANEKMDEAIIQRFYKIYKHTPPEGVMPMSIHKLGNSSVATVPTLYDLIIKGELDKQQLNKGDVIIFASVGSGMNINAIVYRY; from the coding sequence ATGAATATCAGAATAACAGGATCGGGAAGCTATATTCCAACAGAAATAGTAACCAATAAAGATTTTGCCAAACACGTTTTTTTAAACGATGATGGGACTCCGTTTCCGTTACCCAATGAAACCATTACCGAAAAATTTTATGACATTACTGGAATTGAAGAACGCCGTTATGTTACTAATGATTTACTCACCTCTGACATTGCTACTATTGCTGCCAAGAAAGCCATTGCAGATGCAGGTATAAACCCAGAGGAACTCGACTACATCATTTTTGCCCACAATTTTGGAAATGTAAAACAAGGCGCCATTCAAACCGATATTTTACCGAGTCTAGCGACCCGTGTTAAATTTGATTTACGTATCAAAAACCCAAAATGTGTGGCTTACGATATGCTCTTTGGCTGCCCAGGATGGATTGAAGGCGTAATTCAGGCACAGGCATTTATCAAAGCTGGAATGGCTAAAAAATGTTTGGTTATAGGTGCCGAAACTTTATCTCGCGTTGTTGATATCCACGACAGAGACAGTATGATTTATTCAGATGGTGCTGGAGCCACTATAATAGAAGCTACTGATGAAGAAGGCGGAATTTTAGCCCACGAAACTGCTACTTTCACATATGACGAAGCTTATTATTTATACTTTGGAAACTCATTTAATAAAGACCACGACCCTGATGTGCGTTACATTAAAATGAATGGCCGTAAAATATACGAGTTTGCATTAAATAATGTCCCAAAGGCAATGGCTGCTTGTTTAGACAAAAGCGGTATCGCTATTTCTGAGGTTAAAAAAGTATTGATTCACCAAGCAAATGAAAAAATGGACGAAGCCATTATTCAGCGTTTTTATAAAATTTACAAGCATACCCCTCCCGAAGGTGTGATGCCTATGAGTATTCATAAATTAGGAAATTCGAGTGTAGCAACTGTCCCTACACTTTATGACTTAATCATAAAAGGCGAACTAGATAAGCAGCAACTTAACAAAGGAGATGTGATTATTTTTGCCTCGGTAGGTTCAGGTATGAACATCAATGCGATTGTGTATAGATATTAG
- a CDS encoding T9SS type A sorting domain-containing protein has translation MKTKLFLFFLLTALGSNAQCWQKIDSGMYHTVALASNGTLWAWGYNNVGQLGDGTTTNRTQPVQIGTANDWVGVYTGYYHSFAIKSNGTLWGWGQNTANQLGDGSATNRLQPVQIGTATNWAKVSGGENFSAGLKTDGTIWMWGSDDREQMGNGTGGAQATPTQLGISTDNSDIDAGRYHVVLLKNYNKVYTWGHNGSGQIGNGTMVNQNVPYLIPGANNYVKIDGSVNGTVAIRDDGGLFMTGQIHTNSYTAFTQIFYPSVWANVKTTQNNFVGVKSDGTLWAWGDNTLGQISQPSYSSSNTPMQVSGTNYSSNIGINIYSFLVLKSDGSLYGCGQNHVGQLGDNTTVQKNTITAISCPATLSTVDLGSDLNFEVYPNPVKDVLKLSSVDNISIDKAVVYDVSGKEVLEANGFVKELNVEKLTRGYYMLEILSEGKRIVKKLIKE, from the coding sequence ATGAAAACAAAACTATTTTTATTTTTCTTATTGACTGCTTTGGGCAGTAATGCACAATGCTGGCAAAAAATTGATTCGGGAATGTATCACACGGTTGCATTAGCTTCTAACGGAACATTGTGGGCGTGGGGATATAATAATGTAGGGCAATTAGGAGATGGTACAACTACCAATAGGACTCAACCAGTTCAAATTGGAACAGCAAATGATTGGGTGGGCGTATATACAGGTTACTACCATTCGTTTGCAATTAAGTCTAATGGTACTTTATGGGGTTGGGGGCAAAACACCGCTAATCAATTAGGGGATGGTTCTGCGACAAATAGACTTCAGCCTGTTCAAATAGGGACAGCTACAAATTGGGCAAAAGTTTCTGGTGGAGAAAATTTTTCTGCAGGTCTTAAAACAGATGGAACAATATGGATGTGGGGTAGTGATGATAGAGAGCAAATGGGTAATGGAACTGGAGGAGCTCAAGCAACACCAACACAATTGGGTATTTCAACAGATAATAGTGATATAGATGCTGGTAGATATCATGTTGTTTTATTGAAAAATTATAATAAAGTATATACTTGGGGTCATAATGGAAGTGGGCAAATAGGGAATGGGACTATGGTGAATCAAAATGTTCCCTATTTAATTCCTGGTGCAAATAACTATGTAAAAATTGATGGTTCAGTTAACGGGACTGTTGCCATTAGAGACGATGGTGGATTGTTTATGACTGGACAAATTCATACAAATTCATATACTGCATTCACCCAAATTTTTTATCCAAGTGTTTGGGCAAATGTAAAAACTACTCAGAATAATTTTGTTGGCGTAAAATCAGATGGTACACTTTGGGCATGGGGTGATAATACATTAGGCCAAATTTCACAACCTTCATATTCATCTTCTAATACGCCAATGCAAGTGAGTGGTACTAATTATTCTTCAAATATTGGTATAAATATTTATTCATTTCTTGTCTTGAAGTCTGATGGAAGTTTGTATGGTTGTGGTCAAAATCATGTGGGGCAGTTGGGGGATAATACCACAGTGCAAAAAAATACAATTACTGCTATAAGTTGCCCAGCTACATTAAGTACTGTTGATCTTGGTTCTGATTTAAATTTTGAAGTGTATCCAAATCCTGTAAAAGATGTTTTGAAGTTGTCTTCTGTAGATAATATTTCAATTGATAAAGCTGTTGTGTATGATGTTTCAGGAAAAGAAGTTTTAGAGGCAAATGGTTTTGTCAAGGAGTTGAATGTAGAAAAATTAACCAGGGGATATTATATGCTCGAAATTCTTTCGGAAGGGAAAAGAATAGTTAAAAAACTTATTAAAGAATAA